In the Brevundimonas sp. LM2 genome, CTTCAGTCGCCGAACCGAGGCGTCGGTGTTCAGCGCCACCACCAGCCGGTCGCACCACGATCGGGCCTGGGCCAGGTAGGCGACATGGCCCCGGTGCAGGATGTCGAAACAGCCGTTGGTGAAGCCGATCTTCAGCCCCTGACGCCGCCAGGCCTCGACCTCGCCCGCCAGATCGTCCAGCCCCGTGACCTTGGCGAGAGCGGCCCCCGCGTGCTGGCTGACCTCGGCCTCGATCAACTCGGCCGGGGTCACCACGGCCGTGCCGCTCTTCCCGACCACGACGCCCGAGGCGAGGATGGCCAGCTGAACCGCCTGTTCCAGCGAGGCCCCGGCCCCCAGCGCAAGACCCAGGGCCGCCAGACCGGTGTCGCCGGCTCCGGAGACGTCGAACACCTCGCGCGCCCGTCCGGGGAAATGCTGCACCGGCTCGCCCCGCCGGATCAGGCTCATACCCTTGCCGGCCCGGGTGACGACGATGGCCTTCGCCGTCGTGGCGGCAAGGAGCGCGGTCAGGGCCGCCTCGATCTCCGCGTCGGTCCCGACGGGAAGGCCGGTGGCCCCCGCCAGCTCGGAGGCATTGGGCTTGATGACGTCGACGGCCCCATAGCGGGCGAAGTCGCGGCCCTTGGGATCGACGATGATGGGGATGCCCGCGTTCTGCGCCTGCCAGAGCGCCGATCGGATCAGTCGCTCGGAGATCACGCCCTTGGCATAGTCCGACAGGAGAATGGCGGAAGCGCCTGAAAACACGTCGTCGTTTTCGAAGGCTCCGACCAGAGTCTCCTCTTCGTCCAATCGCATCAACTGCTGGCCGCCCGAGACATAGCGGGTCTTGACGATGGTGCCGGCCGGGCCGGTGCGGGCGATGAAGTCCTCGATCCCGGCCTCGGCGGCGACGAGGGCGGTCAGCTCGGCCCCGGCGGCGTCTTCACCCACCACGCCCCCCAGCCGGGCGGTGCCGCCCAGAGCCGCGACGTTGCGCGCCACGTTGCCGACTCCGCCGGGCATGGTCACCGTGCGCCGGGCGCGCAGCACGGGGATGGGGGCCTCGGGCGAGATGCGGCTGACGTCGCCATAGACATAGCGGTCCAGCATCAGGTCGCCGACACAGGCCACGGTCTGTCCGTGCGCCCGCTCCAGCAGGGCCTGCAGGGTGCCGAGATCGAGAGTGCGTTCCGCCATGATGTCCCAGCTAAAGCGCGGCGGCCTGGGACACAACCGCGTCCGACATCAGGCCGCCCTGGCCATCCGCGCCTTCGACAGGTCGTCATAGGCCAGCAGTTCGGCGGCCAGGGCCTCGAACTGATTCAGGGGGACCATGTTGGGGCCGTCGGAGGGAGCGTTGTCCGGGTCCTGGTGGGTCTCCATGAAGACGGCGTCGACGCCCACGGCGACGGCGGCGCGGGCCAGGACCGGCACGAACTCGCGCTGGCCGCCCGAGGAGGTCCCCTGCCCGCCCGGCTGCTGCACGCTGTGGGTCGCGTCGAACACGACCGGGCAGCCGATCTCGCGCAGGATCGGCAGGGACCGCATGTCGCTGACCAGGGTGTTGTAGCCGAAGCTGGCCCCGCGCTCGCAGGCCATGACATTGGGATTACCGGCCCCGACCACCTTGGCGATGACGTTCTTCATGTCCCAGGGGGCCAGGAACTGACCCTTCTTGATGTTGATGGCCTTGCCGGTGGCGGCGGCCGCGAGCAGCAGATCGGTCTGGCGGCTGAGAAAGGCCGGAATCTGCAGCACGTCGACGGCCTGGGCCGCCTCGCGCGCCTGATCCTCGGAATGGACGTCGGTCAGGACCGGCAGGCCGGTGACCTCGCGGATCTCGGCGAAGATCGGCAGGGAGTCCTTCAGGCCCAGCCCGCGCGCGGCGCTGGCGCTGGTGCGGTTGGCCTTGTCGAAACTGGTCTTGTAGATGATGCCGACGTTCAGACGCTGGCCGATCTCCTTGAGCGCATGGGCCATTTCCAGCGCGTGCTGGCGGCTTTCCAACTGGCAGGGGCCGGCGATGAAGGCGATGCGCGCGCCGCCGCCGATGACGACGGGCGTCGTGATGCCGGAACCGGACAGGGTGATGACGGCGTTAGGAACGTTCATGGTCGGGCTTTCGAGAGAGACAATCTGACGGCTGGCGTCGCTGGCTTGCGCCGCCTATGCGGCGATCAGGTGGTCCCGACCGCTTCCGACCGCAACCTATCACGGAGCTTCAAGGCGTGGCCACCGACAGCGCGACCCCCGTCATCCTGTGGTTCCGCCGCGACCTGCGTCTGGCTGACAACCCGGCCCTGGACCAGGCCCACGCCACCGGACGGTCCGTGGTGCCGGTCTATATCCATGATGAGGGCAAGGGGCTGCGCGCCCAGGGTGGCGCTTCGCTCTGGTGGCTGGACCGGTCACTGCCCGCGCTGGCGGCGTCGCTGCAAGAGCGTGGCGCGACCCTGATCCTGCGCCGGGGCGATTCGGAGGCCGAACTTCGCCGGCTGATCGCCGAGACCGGAGCCGACGCCGTCTTCATGAACCGCCTGTTCGAGCCGGACGCATGGTCTCGCGACGCGGACATCGCCCATGCCCTGGAAGGCGACGGCGTCGAATGTCGCGGATTCAACGGCAAACTCCTGGCGCGGCCAGGCAGCCTGTTGAACGGCTCAGGCGGCCCCTACAAGGTCTTCACACCTTTCATGAAGGCCCTGCGCGCCCAGGCCGAGCTGCCCGCCCATACGACCGGGCCGCGCGATCTCGCGGGTACTCCGGCCCTCGCCAGCGACGATCTGAAGGCCTGGCGGCTCAGCCCTACGAACCCGGACTGGTCAAAGGGTTTCGACTGGACACCCGGAGAGCGTGGTGCGGCCGAGGCCTTGAAGGGGTTCGTCGCCGGCGGCCTCAGCGACTACGCTGCCGGTCGAGACCGCCCCTCGGTGGCGGCGACCAGCCGGCTTTCACCCCATCTTCATTTCGGCGAGATCAGCCCCTGGCAGGCCTGGCGCGCGGCGCGCGACGCGGCCGATGCGGGCAAGGTGCCGTCGAACGAGGCGGACAAGTTCATCGCCGAACTGATCTGGCGCGATTTCTCGGCCCACCTCCTGCACCATTTCCCCACCCTGCCCGAAAAGGCCTTCCGGCCCGAGTTCGACGCACTGCCCTGGCGTGAGGACGCGCCCGGCTTCGCGGCCTGGACACGCGGCCAAACGGGCTATCCGATCGTGGATGCCGGGATGCGCCAGCTGTGGACCACGGGCTGGATGCACAACCGGGTCCGGATGATCGTCGCCTCCTTCCTGATCAAGGACCTGCTGATCGACTGGCGCCAGGGTGAGGAATGGTTCTGGGACACCCTGGTGGACGCCGATCTGGGGTCCAATTCGCAGAATTGGCAGTGGGTGGCGGGATCCGGCGCGGATGCTTCACCGTATTTCCGAATCTTCAATCCGGTCACCCAAGGACAGAAGTTCGATGCCGACGGTCTCTACGTCAAACGCTGGTGCCCGGAGCTGGCTCAGCTTCCGGCCCGCTGGGTCCACGCGCCCTGGGAGGCCCCGCCCGAGGTCCTGCGCGACGCCGGCGTCCGACTGGGGACAACCTACCCCCGTCCGATCGTGGATCACGCCAAGGCTCGACTGCGCGCCCTGGCCGCCCTCAAGACCGTGTCCGCCGAAAGACACGATGCCGCAGGCGATTGACGGCGCTTCAAGCTTGGCTTCAGGCTTGCGTCGATGACCGTACAGACCGCCCAGACCCATGTTGCCCTCGACCGGACGCCGCGTGTCTTCTCGCTGCTGATCCGTCTGCTGTCGGCCAATTGGACCTATGGCCGTCTGACCCTGACCCTGCCGAATGGCGAGGTGCACCGGCTGGAGGGGGAGACCCCGGGACCGAACGCCGTCATGACCGTGCTCGACTACCGGTTCGCCGCCCGGGTCCTGGCCAATGGCGATATCGGCTATGCCGAGGGCTATATGGCCGGGGAATGGGACAGTCCGCATCTGGCGGTGCTGCTGGAGACCCTGGCCAGCAACTACGATCATATCCGCCGGCTGTTCGACGGCAATGTGCTGATGCTGGCGGTCAACTGGATCGGGCACAAGCTGAATCGCAACAGTCGCAGCGGCTCGAAGAAGAACATCACCGCCCACTATGATCTGGGCAATGCCTTCTACGCCGCATGGCTGGACGGCACGATGACCTATTCAGCGGCGCGTTTCTCCAGCCCATCCGAACCCCTGGAGGTGGCCCAGAGGCGCAAATACGAGACCCTGGCGCGGGCCATGGCGCTGAAGCCCGGCATGAGCGTGCTCGAGATCGGCTGCGGCTGGGGTGGATTCGCCGACTACGCCGCGCGCGAGGTCGGGGCCACGGTCACGGGCGTCACGATCTCGCAGGAGCAGCACGACCTGGCGCGTCAGCGGCTGTTCAACGCGGGTCTATCGGACCGGGTCGACATCCGGCTGATGGACTATCGCGACGTCACCGGCACCTTCGACCGTGTGGCCTCGATCGAGATGTTCGAGGCGGTCGGGAAAGAATACTGGGGGGCCTATTTCGACAAGGTCCACGACGTGCTGAAGCCGGGCGGCCGCGCCGGGCTGCAGATCATCACCATCCAGGATGCGCTGTTCGAGGAGTACAACGCCCGGACCGACTTCATCCAGAAATACGTCTTCCCCGGCGGCATGCTGCCGAGCGAGACCCGGCTGCGGCCGGTGGTGGAAGCGGCGGGCCTGGGCTGGGACAGCGTCGATCGGTTCGGGATCGACTACGCCGATACCCTGCAGGCCTGGGACCAGCGTTTCCAGGCGGCCTGGGGCGACATCCGTCGGATGGGCGGCTTCGACGCCCGGTTCCGACGGCTGTGGCGGTTCTACCTCGCCTATTGCGAGGCCGGCTTCCGCTCGCGCCGTACCGATGTGATCCAGCTGGCGCTCACTCGGACCTGACCACGGCTCCGAGCTCCAGCCGGGTCGCCTCCGCCTCGGTCAGCAGGGCGGCGCGGCGCTCGGGGCCGAAATTCTCCAGGGTCCGATAGGGCATGGCGAGGCGGACGTTGTCGCGCAGCCGCGCCCGATTCCGCTCGAGAAAACCCCAGTACAACCGGTTGAACGGACATGCATTCTCACCGGTCTTGGCCTTCACATCATAGCGGCACGGACCGCAGTAGTCGCTCATCCGGTCGATATAGGCCCCGGACGCCGCATAGGGTTTGGAGCCCATGATCCCGCCGTCGGCGAAGGTCGCCATGCCGCGCGTATTGGGCATCTCCACCCACTCATAGGCGTCCGCATAGACACTCAAGTACCAGTCATCGACCGGGTCGGGATGCACGCCCAGCAGCATGGCCAGGTTGCCCGTCACCATCAGCCGCTGGATATGGTGGGCATAGGCGTTGTCTCGCGTGGTCGCCACGACATCGGCCACGCAGGCCATGTCGGTCTCGCCCGACCAGTAGAACCAGGGCAGCTCCCGATCCGCGTCGAGGAAGTTGCGCTGGCGATACTCCGGCACTTTCAGCCAATAGATCCCGCGCACGAACTCGCGCCATCCCAGGATCTGGCGGATAAAGCCCTCGACGGCGTTCAGCGGCGCGCGGCCGGCCCGGAACTCGATCTCGGCGCGGCGGCAGATGTCCAGTGGGTCCAGCAGACCCAGATTGAGCGAGGTGGAGATCAGCCCGTGCCACATCCACGGCTCGCCCAGCGCCATGGCGTCCTGCCAGTCGCCGAAGCGGGGCAGGACCTCGTTTAGGAAGTCGGCCAGCACGGACTCGGCCTGTTCCGCCGTCGTGGGCCAGCCGAACCGGTCCGTGGTGCCGAAATGGCCGGGGAACAGGCGTTCGACGTCGGTGAGCGCTTCGATGGCGACGGCGTCGGGCGGGATGCGCAACCGTTCCGGCGGCCGCACGCCCCGGGTCAGGCCCTTGCGGTTCTCGGCGTCGTAGTTCCACTTGCCGCCGACCGGCTGCCCGTCATCCAGCAGGATGCCGGTCTCCTTGCGCATCTCGCGATAGAAGAACTCCATCCGCAGCTGCGACTTGCCGGAGGCCCAATGCCGGAACCGGTCGTGCGAACAGATGAACCGATCATCCGGGCGAAAGTCTACGGGCGATTTGGTCGATCTGGCGAAGGCCGCCAGCGCCTCGGCCAGCCGCCACTCGCCGCATTCGGTCATCACCACGCCATCGAACGGCTGATCCTCCAGCGCACGTTCCAGCTCGCCGGCGATGCTGTGGCGGTTGGCCGGATCGTCGATGCGGACGTAGCGGACGGTGACGCCGCGGGCCTCCAGCCGCAGCGCGAAGCCGCGCATGCCGGCGAAGATCAGGGCGATCTTCTGCTTGTGGTGACCGACATAGGTGGCCTCGGCCCGGACCTCGGCCATCAGGACGACGTCGCGCGCGGCGTCCAGTCCGGCGAGCGCCGAGAGCCCGTCCGACAGCTGGTCGCCCAGGACCAGCCGCAGCATCCCCCTGCCCGTCCCTGCCGCCTGCGTGTTAGGTTCGGTCATGACCGATCGTCCCCTGATCTCTACCGCCGAACTCGCCGGACGACTGAACGATCCGAAGCTGCGGATCGTGGATGGGTCCTGGCATCTGGACGGCCGCGACGCCCGCGCGGATTTCGACCAGGCCCGGCTGCCCGGCGCGGTCTTCTTCGACCTCGAGGCCGTCTCAGACCACAGCAGCGACCTTCCGCACATGCTTCCGACTGCCGCAGCCTTCGCCGAGGCGGCGGGTGGCCTGGGCATCGCGGAGACCGATACGATCGTCGTCTATGACACGGTCGGCCTGCGATCCGCGCCGCGGGTCTGGTGGACGTTTCGCTTGATGGGCGCCGCCGACGTCCGCGTGCTGGACGGCGGCCTGCCGCGCTGGCGGGCCGAAGGCCGCCGCCTGGACACCGGCCCCGCAGCGTCGCCGACCCCGGCCCGCTTTGCCGCCTCGAGGTGGGACGGCGCGGTCGCCGACCTGCCCCTGGTCCTGTCCGCCCTGGGTGGCGAGGCGCAAATTCTGGATGCCCGACCGGCGGCGCGATTCGCGGGTGAGGCGGCCGAGCCCCGCGCCGGCCTGCGCTCCGGACACATGCCGGGCGCCCTGAACCTGCCCTTCCTGTCCGTGCTCGGCGACGACGGACGCCTGCTGGAGCGCGACGCCCTGCGAGCGCGATTCGCCGAGGCGGGCGTGGCCTTCGACCGGCCAATCATTACCAGCTGCGGCTCGGGCGTGACGGCCGCCATCCTGACCCTGGCCCTGGCCGAGCTGGGCCAGGACAGCGTCCTCTACGACGGCTCCTGGGCCGAATGGGGCGGTCGGGCCGACACGGCGGTCGTGACCGGCCCCTGACGCGTCAGACGGACGGCGCGG is a window encoding:
- a CDS encoding cyclopropane-fatty-acyl-phospholipid synthase family protein, whose product is MTVQTAQTHVALDRTPRVFSLLIRLLSANWTYGRLTLTLPNGEVHRLEGETPGPNAVMTVLDYRFAARVLANGDIGYAEGYMAGEWDSPHLAVLLETLASNYDHIRRLFDGNVLMLAVNWIGHKLNRNSRSGSKKNITAHYDLGNAFYAAWLDGTMTYSAARFSSPSEPLEVAQRRKYETLARAMALKPGMSVLEIGCGWGGFADYAAREVGATVTGVTISQEQHDLARQRLFNAGLSDRVDIRLMDYRDVTGTFDRVASIEMFEAVGKEYWGAYFDKVHDVLKPGGRAGLQIITIQDALFEEYNARTDFIQKYVFPGGMLPSETRLRPVVEAAGLGWDSVDRFGIDYADTLQAWDQRFQAAWGDIRRMGGFDARFRRLWRFYLAYCEAGFRSRRTDVIQLALTRT
- a CDS encoding cryptochrome/photolyase family protein, which gives rise to MTEPNTQAAGTGRGMLRLVLGDQLSDGLSALAGLDAARDVVLMAEVRAEATYVGHHKQKIALIFAGMRGFALRLEARGVTVRYVRIDDPANRHSIAGELERALEDQPFDGVVMTECGEWRLAEALAAFARSTKSPVDFRPDDRFICSHDRFRHWASGKSQLRMEFFYREMRKETGILLDDGQPVGGKWNYDAENRKGLTRGVRPPERLRIPPDAVAIEALTDVERLFPGHFGTTDRFGWPTTAEQAESVLADFLNEVLPRFGDWQDAMALGEPWMWHGLISTSLNLGLLDPLDICRRAEIEFRAGRAPLNAVEGFIRQILGWREFVRGIYWLKVPEYRQRNFLDADRELPWFYWSGETDMACVADVVATTRDNAYAHHIQRLMVTGNLAMLLGVHPDPVDDWYLSVYADAYEWVEMPNTRGMATFADGGIMGSKPYAASGAYIDRMSDYCGPCRYDVKAKTGENACPFNRLYWGFLERNRARLRDNVRLAMPYRTLENFGPERRAALLTEAEATRLELGAVVRSE
- the rfaE2 gene encoding D-glycero-beta-D-manno-heptose 1-phosphate adenylyltransferase, with the translated sequence MAERTLDLGTLQALLERAHGQTVACVGDLMLDRYVYGDVSRISPEAPIPVLRARRTVTMPGGVGNVARNVAALGGTARLGGVVGEDAAGAELTALVAAEAGIEDFIARTGPAGTIVKTRYVSGGQQLMRLDEEETLVGAFENDDVFSGASAILLSDYAKGVISERLIRSALWQAQNAGIPIIVDPKGRDFARYGAVDVIKPNASELAGATGLPVGTDAEIEAALTALLAATTAKAIVVTRAGKGMSLIRRGEPVQHFPGRAREVFDVSGAGDTGLAALGLALGAGASLEQAVQLAILASGVVVGKSGTAVVTPAELIEAEVSQHAGAALAKVTGLDDLAGEVEAWRRQGLKIGFTNGCFDILHRGHVAYLAQARSWCDRLVVALNTDASVRRLKGEGRPVNDLDSRAVVIGGLASVDRVTAFDDPTPIRLIERLRPDVLIKGADYTREGVVGGDLVESWGGEVRLAAFTDGHSTTGTIAKMQGGAG
- the kdsA gene encoding 3-deoxy-8-phosphooctulonate synthase, with the translated sequence MNVPNAVITLSGSGITTPVVIGGGARIAFIAGPCQLESRQHALEMAHALKEIGQRLNVGIIYKTSFDKANRTSASAARGLGLKDSLPIFAEIREVTGLPVLTDVHSEDQAREAAQAVDVLQIPAFLSRQTDLLLAAAATGKAINIKKGQFLAPWDMKNVIAKVVGAGNPNVMACERGASFGYNTLVSDMRSLPILREIGCPVVFDATHSVQQPGGQGTSSGGQREFVPVLARAAVAVGVDAVFMETHQDPDNAPSDGPNMVPLNQFEALAAELLAYDDLSKARMARAA
- the sseA gene encoding 3-mercaptopyruvate sulfurtransferase, which gives rise to MTDRPLISTAELAGRLNDPKLRIVDGSWHLDGRDARADFDQARLPGAVFFDLEAVSDHSSDLPHMLPTAAAFAEAAGGLGIAETDTIVVYDTVGLRSAPRVWWTFRLMGAADVRVLDGGLPRWRAEGRRLDTGPAASPTPARFAASRWDGAVADLPLVLSALGGEAQILDARPAARFAGEAAEPRAGLRSGHMPGALNLPFLSVLGDDGRLLERDALRARFAEAGVAFDRPIITSCGSGVTAAILTLALAELGQDSVLYDGSWAEWGGRADTAVVTGP
- a CDS encoding deoxyribodipyrimidine photo-lyase: MATDSATPVILWFRRDLRLADNPALDQAHATGRSVVPVYIHDEGKGLRAQGGASLWWLDRSLPALAASLQERGATLILRRGDSEAELRRLIAETGADAVFMNRLFEPDAWSRDADIAHALEGDGVECRGFNGKLLARPGSLLNGSGGPYKVFTPFMKALRAQAELPAHTTGPRDLAGTPALASDDLKAWRLSPTNPDWSKGFDWTPGERGAAEALKGFVAGGLSDYAAGRDRPSVAATSRLSPHLHFGEISPWQAWRAARDAADAGKVPSNEADKFIAELIWRDFSAHLLHHFPTLPEKAFRPEFDALPWREDAPGFAAWTRGQTGYPIVDAGMRQLWTTGWMHNRVRMIVASFLIKDLLIDWRQGEEWFWDTLVDADLGSNSQNWQWVAGSGADASPYFRIFNPVTQGQKFDADGLYVKRWCPELAQLPARWVHAPWEAPPEVLRDAGVRLGTTYPRPIVDHAKARLRALAALKTVSAERHDAAGD